The following DNA comes from Fusarium fujikuroi IMI 58289 draft genome, chromosome FFUJ_chr03.
ATCATAGACATCGCGAAACCTCTTGCGATCGAAACTCATCTCGAGCCCAGGCCTCCCCTCTTTTAAACTCAAGCAAACCTGGCGCGACCTATTTTTTATGTGTGTCACAACATGCACATCAAGTGGAAACAAGGACCGCAGTATAGCTCAGAAGAGTCTgatctcaagctcattcCAGTTTATATCTggttaaaaataaataagcAGTAACCTGCAGCCCCAACGCCGACCGTCCATGATGCCTGTCCGTTTTAGATGATCCCTGATAATGAACGCGGAACTCAGTGGCCGTTCTGCATGTTTCCCTGCTCACCAGTGTTGGTGATGCGTCTCAATTCCCATTCTCGCGTGAACTCCTGATGCAGCATCTCGAGTTGTTTAATGAGCTTCTCACAGACAGAAGTAAAGACATCGCGGGGAGTGATGGTACCATCTGTCTGGACTCGAATAAAAAGCTCAGGAACATTGGGATGAGCAACTGTGTACGATGTCAGCACAAGATTCATCAAGGGCGGCAGGATCTGTACTTTTATACCCAGCCATGTAGACATTGGGGTGCATCTTGAGGTGCTCGGAGAGAAGGTTACCCAGAGTGTGGTCTTCTTTCATGAGGACAAAATCGGAGGTATTGGACATTCCTAAAGATATTGTAAGCAGAGGATAGACATAAGTCGTAAGAGAGCTGACCTGAGAAGACCTTTTCTTCtatcttcttctcgccctcTCCGAGCAGGAACAACTCGAAACTGTCAAGTTTGTTAGCTTGCGAAAGACGTCAAGTAGTTCAAAGCAACGTAACGGGTCATCTTGGAGATTGAAATGCTTGGGGTTACCACCAGCCATTGTTTAATATTTGGTGAAAAGGCAAATATATGCTATGTGCTTTTTATGGCGTTGAAATAGATGAGATGAACCTGACTCGCTTGAGGAAAATGGTTTTTTAATTGCTTCGCAAAGGCAGTTCGCGAGATAATTTTTTCCAGAGACAGTGCCCGCCACTGACGCCGCAAATGAACGCAGAACATAGAACCAAGGAAAGGATAGTTACTTGATGACTTTCAGACATTCGAAAACCCATACTGCCTTAAAAAGGCTGGGCATTTATACTTAGGGGTAATGCCAACTAGGTAACACTGCCAGTCGCATAATGCTTTCTCAACCAACTGACGGCAGGGTGATGAGACAGACCAAGCTAGCAACTTGCCAGAATGAAAGATGTTCCCTATGCTAAGGCACAGACCGATTGTCGAATCAATATTGGACATTTGGCTTCACATGGCGCTTGACCAAGCAGGATAATAAGATCGTGTAGTTTTGAACTCTGACCTGATATCTgtgtttttttttggtttttTTTGCCAGACTTAGAGAAGAGCAAGCAGCCTGAAAACCCACGAGAGGAGACCTGaataaagagagaaagggaCAGACAAAGAGATAAAAAAAGACGGTCTTACCGATCAGGCGCGTTCATCTTCGGTTCTTGATCAGAGTGTTGGGTGGTTTGATATTTGGCGGTAAAGTGGCGATTGCAACAAAAATCCAAGAATGTCAGCAGTTTGCGTTTCGAATCGCTCGAATCGCTCGGCGAGAAATTGTAGAGAATACAGCACCAAAAAGATCCAAAAGGAGGTTGTATCTTGAGCGAGTTGGTCAAGTTGTGAACAAAGGGTTAAAGAATAAAGCAAGGTGATGCAGGGGCCGCCCTCAGAGGCTCGAAGCTTCAAGGCGCGACAGGTTAAAGGTCGGTTAATCATGACAATATGTACATCCAACCTCAACTTGCTGATGGCATGCTTCCAATTCTGCCATGCATTAACCTTCACCGTTGCAGGCTCAACAATGAAGTTCTTTCGTCATGCCGCGCATTCAGCCATCTTTGTTGCGGCGTGCTAGGCGCCTTTCGCCAAATATCGCAAGCCTTCTTCCAGCTTGCCGGGACTTGAATTCTGCCCAGAATGAGCTCCGATGGCTAAGGAGCCATGTCGATGAATCACGGTCACGAAACAAATCATGGCTGTTAGAGAATCTATGTCGAAGAAGGGGGCGTGGTGAGCCACTTCAGTATATCATCGGCTCTCAGCCATTTGGCTCACTTGACATCAAGTGCAAACAAGGTGTTTTAATACCTAGACCAGAAACCGAAGCATACACTTTCCATCTAATAAACCTCATCAAATCAGGAGAGCTTCTAGGACAAGATGTAAGGAAAACGGCCCGCGGAGTAAACATAATCGACTTCTGCACAGGAACTGGTTGTATACCTCTTGGACTTTTCTCATCCCTCCAGCACTCAGTTGACAATTTGACCGTGCGAGGAGTGGATGTTTCACCTGTAGCCCTCCGACTCGCACAGGAGAACATCGCACGGAACGTCAGGCTTGGAAATTTGGTTAAGCCCACAAAACACAAGCGCCTTGACATCACAAGGGCAAACGTTTTCAGTGATGGCGACATGCAGCAGCTCGCCGTTACCCCTTGGGATATTCTCGTGTCTAATCCTCCATATATATCAGAAGATATCTGGCATCATGGCCGTGGGCAATTTGGCTATTCAGTCCGAAAATATGAACCGCGCCTCGCATTGGTCCCCGATAAGGACCTCCCTTGCCCTAGTAAATGCAACCCAGCAGACGTCTTTTACGCACGGCTTTTGGACATTGCAGAACTCCTTAAGCCCAGTGTGGTCCTGTTCGAAATCGGTGACGATGAGCAGGCCCGTCGTGTGTTGCAGCTGTACTTCAACCACCCAATTGcccaaaagtcaaagactGAAATTTGGCGTGACTTGCCTGATTTCGAGGGAGCCAAGGATGTAGAAATCCTCTTGCATCTCACTGAATCAGAGGAAGAATGCCGAGTTCCAGTGAAAGGTGATGGCCTCATACGATCCATTCTCATCCACAACCTGGAATGGACGGAGCGATAGGGTAGTAGATGAACCTTCAGGAGCAAGAGAACTTCTGTCTTGGGGCCAAAGTGTcaaaaaatatataatctaaGGTCTACCAAATCTACACTATGTTGTACGAAACTTGCCTAGGTCTTTGTCACTTATAGTTGGTGTTCCtcagagagcaagaaaataccaGACCTTTATAtagggtgccaaaataaactcagtaaaagatatcctaaatttatataaagttacctaagtctttttatcaaTTAGGATtaaggtcttgagttttcttttctcccctaGGTTAATGAGCGCAAAACCGATGATTCATTTGACGTATTACTTCACACCATTACCTGAGATGTCAAGCATTGCAGAGCTGGACAGGCCTACGCATGGTAAGATCGAACAGGCATCACTCATTGACGTACGGAGTACGTACTGACACATTCCCCGAGGCGATCATATCAGCCAATCCTCTCACCTTCCGCCCACAGTTGACCCCACACTCAGCAGCTTCCCCAACACGTGATCCTCAGTTT
Coding sequences within:
- a CDS encoding related to DNA-directed RNA polymerase 13.3K chain — protein: MAGGNPKHFNLQDDPFELFLLGEGEKKIEEKVFSGMSNTSDFVLMKEDHTLGNLLSEHLKMHPNVYMAGYKIAHPNVPELFIRVQTDGTITPRDVFTSVCEKLIKQLEMLHQEFTREWELRRITNTGEQGNMQNGH